One stretch of Myxocyprinus asiaticus isolate MX2 ecotype Aquarium Trade chromosome 23, UBuf_Myxa_2, whole genome shotgun sequence DNA includes these proteins:
- the LOC127414053 gene encoding phosphoinositide 3-kinase adapter protein 1-like isoform X6, translating to MCEVLIVHTSEANEWAEYLQQILVASCNFIEGSILLIDVFEQNVLENQELFDLACVSKCIMPLLSTVFLDMQRDPEVLETFRELLKPPEKVIAFLCGVSESELSADCFELWDHWRKLSSEDDPSLYVSTVLECINDGCISQHHGQETKDEIQLEERKDEFTLSDIPESVTLPDELEWHEVNKDDVCPTDEQTFSSVPETQEDQTCLTVQPDRILCGVSAETCIIIYIILVKKFTGEGSVEVEFHSQHSTPKRMPGTLVNECIVTVQSPDMPAGNVSLTLYNNESVICSTTVKYYTEIEEISRYLEKATDPMQFMCQAFDITSNVPDSLDNLLADSLKELMPLNGLQIFGISQIAQENTPANHRDVELPTLLHFSAKYGLKKLTSLLMRCPGALQAYSVMNKDGDYPNKLAEKSGFSDLRQFMEEYVETVDLVKAHMEESQTTPGNEDVYEDMLTTSHNFITSYGDSEDIYECMKNLNPNMGLDDDLECVLEDSNPEETMLRNFFGAQPDKCLQSFEHNSTNGGYSDMDGDEYHDIGVDPEIYGEMEDDLYDVCCSEQIYDTVEPPFSIGPEVLKRPPAPIPRPPNLPEPEDNTTYISKVFCPKDPVYTLNKKPERDSSLEPVPLVRDRDMSSHHDPFAGMKTPGQRQLISLQERVKVGELTVEEAVQEFKAWQFDQDKRSHSLRFQQENLQRLRNSITRRCRDKGTTGSGSHRLSIQSTVSNSSGADGECEEPPDIPLPPRPSRPIVDTPPVLPPPRVPPRTTEREKESMLNERYVSTPIRPVPQDPPQRPMIPPPLPRRTW from the exons ATGTGCGAGGTGTTAATTGTTCATACCAGCGAGGCCAATGAATGGGCCGAGTATCTGCAGCAAATCTTAGTGGCATCGTGTAACTTTATAGAAGGCTCCATTCTTTTGATTGATGTTTTTGAACAGAATGTGCTGGAAAATCAGGAACTATTTGACTTAGCATGTGTCAGCAAGTGCATCATGCCTTTGCTGTCTACTGTGTTTCTGGACATGCAGAGAGATCCAGAAGTGCTGGAGACTTTCCGGGAACTTCTTAAACCCCCTGAAAAAGTCATTGCATTTTTGTGTGGGGTATCAGAAAGTGAACTTTCAGCAGACTGTTTTGAACTCTGGGATCATTGGAGAAAACTCAGTTCAGAAGATGATCCTTCATTATATGTGTCGACAGTCCTTGAGTGCATTAATGATG GATGTATTAGTCAACACCATGGCCAGGAGACGAAAGATGAAATTCAACTGGAAGAACGCAAGGATGAGTTCACATTATCTGACATTCCTGAGAGCGTAACTTTACCTGATGAACTAGAGTGGCATGAGGTGAACAAGGATGATGTTTGTCCCACTGATGAGCAAACTTTTTCAAGTGTCCCTGAGACACAAGAGGACCAGACCTGCCTCACTGTCCAACCAGACAGAATACTATGTGGGGTGAGTGCTGAG ACTtgcataattatttatataatcttGGTTAAGAAATTCACCGGTGAGGGCAGCGTGGAGGTGGAGTTTCACTCTCAGCACTCAACACCTAAACGAATGCCTGGAACTCTTGTAAACGAGTGTATTGTTACTGTACAGTCACCTG atATGCCAGCTGGAAATGTGTCTTTAACTCTTTATAATAATGAGTCTGTGATCTGCTCAACGACAGTAAAGTATTACACAGAAATTGAGGAAATTTCCAGATATCTAGAGAAAGCTACTGATCCTATGCAGTTCATGTGTCAG GCATTTGATATCACATCAAATGTGCCCGATTCCCTGGATAATTTGCTTGCTGACTCTCTTAAAGAACTAATGCCTCTGAATGGATTACAAATATTTGGAATTAGTCAAATTGCACAGGAGAACACACCAGCAA ATCACCGTGACGTGGAACTCCCAACACTGCTTCACTTCTCAGCCAAGTATGGGTTAAAGAAATTGACATCTTTGTTAATGCGGTGCCCTGGAGCCTTGCAGGCCTACAGCGTGATGAACAAAGATGGAGATTACCCTAACAAGCTGGCAGAGAAGAGTGGCTTCTCCGATTTAAGACAGTTTATGGAGGAATATGTT GAGACAGTGGACTTAGTGAAGGCCCACATGGAGGAGTCCCAGACCACCCCTGGAAATGAAGATGTCTATGAGGATATGTTGACAACTTCCCATAATTTCATCACAAGTTATGGGGATAGTGAGGACATTTATGAGTGCATGAAgaatctgaatcctaatatgggTTTGG ATGATGACTTAGAATGTGTTTTGGAGGACTCCAACCCTGAGGAAACAATGCTGAGAAATTTTTTTGGAG CACAACCGGACAAGTGTTTACAATCCTTTGAACATAATTCAACCAATGGTGGATATTCTGACATGGATGGTGATGAATACCATGACATTGGTGTTGATCCGGAAATCTATGGGGAAATGGAGGACGACCTGTATGACGTGTGCTGCAGTGAGCAAATTTATGACACCGTGGAGCCTCCTTTCAGCATTGGTCCTGAAGTTCTCAAACGCCCACCTGCACCCATTCCACGGCCACCCAATCTGCCAGAGCCTGAAGATAATACAACCTACATTTCTAAAG TGTTTTGCCCCAAGGACCCTGTATACACATTAAACAAAAAGCCAGAGAGAGATTCATCTTTAG AACCTGTACCGCTGGTGCGAGATAGGGACATGAGCAGTCACCATGACCCCTTTGCAGGTATGAAGACCCCTGGACAGAGGCAGCTCATCTCTCTGCAGGAGAGGGTCAAGGTGGGTGAGCTGACCGTTGAAGAGGCAGTGCAGGAGTTCAAGGCTTGGCAGTTTGATCAAGATAAAAGATCACACTCCCTCCGCTTTCAACAG GAAAATTTGCAGAGATTAAGAAACAGCATCACTCGGCGCTGTAGAGACAAGGGGACAACTG GTAGTGGCAGTCACAGACTGAGCATTCAGAGCACTGTCAGCAACAGCAGTGGGGCAGATGGCGAATGTGAG GAGCCTCCGGATATTCCGCTTCCACCACGGCCATCCCGCCCTATAGTGGATACTCCACCAGTACTCCCTCCACCTAGAGTCCCGCCACGCACAACAGAGCG GGAAAAGGAGAGCATGCTGAACGAGCGCTATGTATCAACTCCTATCCGTCCTGTTCCTCAGGATCCCCCTCAAAGGCCTATGATACCTCCACCCCTACCGAGACGGACGTGGTGA
- the LOC127414053 gene encoding phosphoinositide 3-kinase adapter protein 1-like isoform X2 — MCEVLIVHTSEANEWAEYLQQILVASCNFIEGSILLIDVFEQNVLENQELFDLACVSKCIMPLLSTVFLDMQRDPEVLETFRELLKPPEKVIAFLCGVSESELSADCFELWDHWRKLSSEDDPSLYVSTVLECINDGCISQHHGQETKDEIQLEERKDEFTLSDIPESVTLPDELEWHEVNKDDVCPTDEQTFSSVPETQEDQTCLTVQPDRILCGTCIIIYIILVKKFTGEGSVEVEFHSQHSTPKRMPGTLVNECIVTVQSPDMPAGNVSLTLYNNESVICSTTVKYYTEIEEISRYLEKATDPMQFMCQAFDITSNVPDSLDNLLADSLKELMPLNGLQIFGISQIAQENTPANHRDVELPTLLHFSAKYGLKKLTSLLMRCPGALQAYSVMNKDGDYPNKLAEKSGFSDLRQFMEEYVETVDLVKAHMEESQTTPGNEDVYEDMLTTSHNFITSYGDSEDIYECMKNLNPNMGLDDDLECVLEDSNPEETMLRNFFGAQPDKCLQSFEHNSTNGGYSDMDGDEYHDIGVDPEIYGEMEDDLYDVCCSEQIYDTVEPPFSIGPEVLKRPPAPIPRPPNLPEPEDNTTYISKVFCPKDPVYTLNKKPERDSSLEPVPLVRDRDMSSHHDPFAGMKTPGQRQLISLQERVKVGELTVEEAVQEFKAWQFDQDKRSHSLRFQQENLQRLRNSITRRCRDKGTTDLKITPPMQTNVQWASHVNMNCVVYEHTPRLITQPPPVSRPLQRGTWQTGSTSSTSSSGSHRLSIQSTVSNSSGADGECEEPPDIPLPPRPSRPIVDTPPVLPPPRVPPRTTEREKESMLNERYVSTPIRPVPQDPPQRPMIPPPLPRRTW; from the exons ATGTGCGAGGTGTTAATTGTTCATACCAGCGAGGCCAATGAATGGGCCGAGTATCTGCAGCAAATCTTAGTGGCATCGTGTAACTTTATAGAAGGCTCCATTCTTTTGATTGATGTTTTTGAACAGAATGTGCTGGAAAATCAGGAACTATTTGACTTAGCATGTGTCAGCAAGTGCATCATGCCTTTGCTGTCTACTGTGTTTCTGGACATGCAGAGAGATCCAGAAGTGCTGGAGACTTTCCGGGAACTTCTTAAACCCCCTGAAAAAGTCATTGCATTTTTGTGTGGGGTATCAGAAAGTGAACTTTCAGCAGACTGTTTTGAACTCTGGGATCATTGGAGAAAACTCAGTTCAGAAGATGATCCTTCATTATATGTGTCGACAGTCCTTGAGTGCATTAATGATG GATGTATTAGTCAACACCATGGCCAGGAGACGAAAGATGAAATTCAACTGGAAGAACGCAAGGATGAGTTCACATTATCTGACATTCCTGAGAGCGTAACTTTACCTGATGAACTAGAGTGGCATGAGGTGAACAAGGATGATGTTTGTCCCACTGATGAGCAAACTTTTTCAAGTGTCCCTGAGACACAAGAGGACCAGACCTGCCTCACTGTCCAACCAGACAGAATACTATGTGGG ACTtgcataattatttatataatcttGGTTAAGAAATTCACCGGTGAGGGCAGCGTGGAGGTGGAGTTTCACTCTCAGCACTCAACACCTAAACGAATGCCTGGAACTCTTGTAAACGAGTGTATTGTTACTGTACAGTCACCTG atATGCCAGCTGGAAATGTGTCTTTAACTCTTTATAATAATGAGTCTGTGATCTGCTCAACGACAGTAAAGTATTACACAGAAATTGAGGAAATTTCCAGATATCTAGAGAAAGCTACTGATCCTATGCAGTTCATGTGTCAG GCATTTGATATCACATCAAATGTGCCCGATTCCCTGGATAATTTGCTTGCTGACTCTCTTAAAGAACTAATGCCTCTGAATGGATTACAAATATTTGGAATTAGTCAAATTGCACAGGAGAACACACCAGCAA ATCACCGTGACGTGGAACTCCCAACACTGCTTCACTTCTCAGCCAAGTATGGGTTAAAGAAATTGACATCTTTGTTAATGCGGTGCCCTGGAGCCTTGCAGGCCTACAGCGTGATGAACAAAGATGGAGATTACCCTAACAAGCTGGCAGAGAAGAGTGGCTTCTCCGATTTAAGACAGTTTATGGAGGAATATGTT GAGACAGTGGACTTAGTGAAGGCCCACATGGAGGAGTCCCAGACCACCCCTGGAAATGAAGATGTCTATGAGGATATGTTGACAACTTCCCATAATTTCATCACAAGTTATGGGGATAGTGAGGACATTTATGAGTGCATGAAgaatctgaatcctaatatgggTTTGG ATGATGACTTAGAATGTGTTTTGGAGGACTCCAACCCTGAGGAAACAATGCTGAGAAATTTTTTTGGAG CACAACCGGACAAGTGTTTACAATCCTTTGAACATAATTCAACCAATGGTGGATATTCTGACATGGATGGTGATGAATACCATGACATTGGTGTTGATCCGGAAATCTATGGGGAAATGGAGGACGACCTGTATGACGTGTGCTGCAGTGAGCAAATTTATGACACCGTGGAGCCTCCTTTCAGCATTGGTCCTGAAGTTCTCAAACGCCCACCTGCACCCATTCCACGGCCACCCAATCTGCCAGAGCCTGAAGATAATACAACCTACATTTCTAAAG TGTTTTGCCCCAAGGACCCTGTATACACATTAAACAAAAAGCCAGAGAGAGATTCATCTTTAG AACCTGTACCGCTGGTGCGAGATAGGGACATGAGCAGTCACCATGACCCCTTTGCAGGTATGAAGACCCCTGGACAGAGGCAGCTCATCTCTCTGCAGGAGAGGGTCAAGGTGGGTGAGCTGACCGTTGAAGAGGCAGTGCAGGAGTTCAAGGCTTGGCAGTTTGATCAAGATAAAAGATCACACTCCCTCCGCTTTCAACAG GAAAATTTGCAGAGATTAAGAAACAGCATCACTCGGCGCTGTAGAGACAAGGGGACAACTG ATCTTAAGATTACACCACCAATGCAAACAAACGTTCAGTGGGCGTCTCATGTGAACATGAATTGCGTAGTATATGAACACACACCTCGATTGATTACCCAACCCCCTCCTGTTAGTAGACCGCTGCAGAGAGGAACCTGGCAGACAGGAAGCACCTCCAGCACTTCTA GTAGTGGCAGTCACAGACTGAGCATTCAGAGCACTGTCAGCAACAGCAGTGGGGCAGATGGCGAATGTGAG GAGCCTCCGGATATTCCGCTTCCACCACGGCCATCCCGCCCTATAGTGGATACTCCACCAGTACTCCCTCCACCTAGAGTCCCGCCACGCACAACAGAGCG GGAAAAGGAGAGCATGCTGAACGAGCGCTATGTATCAACTCCTATCCGTCCTGTTCCTCAGGATCCCCCTCAAAGGCCTATGATACCTCCACCCCTACCGAGACGGACGTGGTGA
- the LOC127414053 gene encoding phosphoinositide 3-kinase adapter protein 1-like isoform X7 produces the protein MCEVLIVHTSEANEWAEYLQQILVASCNFIEGSILLIDVFEQNVLENQELFDLACVSKCIMPLLSTVFLDMQRDPEVLETFRELLKPPEKVIAFLCGVSESELSADCFELWDHWRKLSSEDDPSLYVSTVLECINDGCISQHHGQETKDEIQLEERKDEFTLSDIPESVTLPDELEWHEVNKDDVCPTDEQTFSSVPETQEDQTCLTVQPDRILCGVSAETCIIIYIILVKKFTGEGSVEVEFHSQHSTPKRMPGTLVNECIVTVQSPDMPAGNVSLTLYNNESVICSTTVKYYTEIEEISRYLEKATDPMQFMCQAFDITSNVPDSLDNLLADSLKELMPLNGLQIFGISQIAQENTPANHRDVELPTLLHFSAKYGLKKLTSLLMRCPGALQAYSVMNKDGDYPNKLAEKSGFSDLRQFMEEYVETVDLVKAHMEESQTTPGNEDVYEDMLTTSHNFITSYGDSEDIYECMKNLNPNMGLDDDLECVLEDSNPEETMLRNFFGAQPDKCLQSFEHNSTNGGYSDMDGDEYHDIGVDPEIYGEMEDDLYDVCCSEQIYDTVEPPFSIGPEVLKRPPAPIPRPPNLPEPEDNTTYISKVFCPKDPVYTLNKKPERDSSLEPVPLVRDRDMSSHHDPFAGMKTPGQRQLISLQERVKVGELTVEEAVQEFKAWQFDQDKRSHSLRFQQQLLTLQMCDLLQGKFAEIKKQHHSAL, from the exons ATGTGCGAGGTGTTAATTGTTCATACCAGCGAGGCCAATGAATGGGCCGAGTATCTGCAGCAAATCTTAGTGGCATCGTGTAACTTTATAGAAGGCTCCATTCTTTTGATTGATGTTTTTGAACAGAATGTGCTGGAAAATCAGGAACTATTTGACTTAGCATGTGTCAGCAAGTGCATCATGCCTTTGCTGTCTACTGTGTTTCTGGACATGCAGAGAGATCCAGAAGTGCTGGAGACTTTCCGGGAACTTCTTAAACCCCCTGAAAAAGTCATTGCATTTTTGTGTGGGGTATCAGAAAGTGAACTTTCAGCAGACTGTTTTGAACTCTGGGATCATTGGAGAAAACTCAGTTCAGAAGATGATCCTTCATTATATGTGTCGACAGTCCTTGAGTGCATTAATGATG GATGTATTAGTCAACACCATGGCCAGGAGACGAAAGATGAAATTCAACTGGAAGAACGCAAGGATGAGTTCACATTATCTGACATTCCTGAGAGCGTAACTTTACCTGATGAACTAGAGTGGCATGAGGTGAACAAGGATGATGTTTGTCCCACTGATGAGCAAACTTTTTCAAGTGTCCCTGAGACACAAGAGGACCAGACCTGCCTCACTGTCCAACCAGACAGAATACTATGTGGGGTGAGTGCTGAG ACTtgcataattatttatataatcttGGTTAAGAAATTCACCGGTGAGGGCAGCGTGGAGGTGGAGTTTCACTCTCAGCACTCAACACCTAAACGAATGCCTGGAACTCTTGTAAACGAGTGTATTGTTACTGTACAGTCACCTG atATGCCAGCTGGAAATGTGTCTTTAACTCTTTATAATAATGAGTCTGTGATCTGCTCAACGACAGTAAAGTATTACACAGAAATTGAGGAAATTTCCAGATATCTAGAGAAAGCTACTGATCCTATGCAGTTCATGTGTCAG GCATTTGATATCACATCAAATGTGCCCGATTCCCTGGATAATTTGCTTGCTGACTCTCTTAAAGAACTAATGCCTCTGAATGGATTACAAATATTTGGAATTAGTCAAATTGCACAGGAGAACACACCAGCAA ATCACCGTGACGTGGAACTCCCAACACTGCTTCACTTCTCAGCCAAGTATGGGTTAAAGAAATTGACATCTTTGTTAATGCGGTGCCCTGGAGCCTTGCAGGCCTACAGCGTGATGAACAAAGATGGAGATTACCCTAACAAGCTGGCAGAGAAGAGTGGCTTCTCCGATTTAAGACAGTTTATGGAGGAATATGTT GAGACAGTGGACTTAGTGAAGGCCCACATGGAGGAGTCCCAGACCACCCCTGGAAATGAAGATGTCTATGAGGATATGTTGACAACTTCCCATAATTTCATCACAAGTTATGGGGATAGTGAGGACATTTATGAGTGCATGAAgaatctgaatcctaatatgggTTTGG ATGATGACTTAGAATGTGTTTTGGAGGACTCCAACCCTGAGGAAACAATGCTGAGAAATTTTTTTGGAG CACAACCGGACAAGTGTTTACAATCCTTTGAACATAATTCAACCAATGGTGGATATTCTGACATGGATGGTGATGAATACCATGACATTGGTGTTGATCCGGAAATCTATGGGGAAATGGAGGACGACCTGTATGACGTGTGCTGCAGTGAGCAAATTTATGACACCGTGGAGCCTCCTTTCAGCATTGGTCCTGAAGTTCTCAAACGCCCACCTGCACCCATTCCACGGCCACCCAATCTGCCAGAGCCTGAAGATAATACAACCTACATTTCTAAAG TGTTTTGCCCCAAGGACCCTGTATACACATTAAACAAAAAGCCAGAGAGAGATTCATCTTTAG AACCTGTACCGCTGGTGCGAGATAGGGACATGAGCAGTCACCATGACCCCTTTGCAGGTATGAAGACCCCTGGACAGAGGCAGCTCATCTCTCTGCAGGAGAGGGTCAAGGTGGGTGAGCTGACCGTTGAAGAGGCAGTGCAGGAGTTCAAGGCTTGGCAGTTTGATCAAGATAAAAGATCACACTCCCTCCGCTTTCAACAG CAACTTttaaccttgcaaatgtgtgacCTACTTCAAGGAAAATTTGCAGAGATTAAGAAACAGCATCACTCGGCGCTGTAG
- the LOC127414053 gene encoding phosphoinositide 3-kinase adapter protein 1-like isoform X1, which produces MCEVLIVHTSEANEWAEYLQQILVASCNFIEGSILLIDVFEQNVLENQELFDLACVSKCIMPLLSTVFLDMQRDPEVLETFRELLKPPEKVIAFLCGVSESELSADCFELWDHWRKLSSEDDPSLYVSTVLECINDGCISQHHGQETKDEIQLEERKDEFTLSDIPESVTLPDELEWHEVNKDDVCPTDEQTFSSVPETQEDQTCLTVQPDRILCGVSAETCIIIYIILVKKFTGEGSVEVEFHSQHSTPKRMPGTLVNECIVTVQSPDMPAGNVSLTLYNNESVICSTTVKYYTEIEEISRYLEKATDPMQFMCQAFDITSNVPDSLDNLLADSLKELMPLNGLQIFGISQIAQENTPANHRDVELPTLLHFSAKYGLKKLTSLLMRCPGALQAYSVMNKDGDYPNKLAEKSGFSDLRQFMEEYVETVDLVKAHMEESQTTPGNEDVYEDMLTTSHNFITSYGDSEDIYECMKNLNPNMGLDDDLECVLEDSNPEETMLRNFFGAQPDKCLQSFEHNSTNGGYSDMDGDEYHDIGVDPEIYGEMEDDLYDVCCSEQIYDTVEPPFSIGPEVLKRPPAPIPRPPNLPEPEDNTTYISKVFCPKDPVYTLNKKPERDSSLEPVPLVRDRDMSSHHDPFAGMKTPGQRQLISLQERVKVGELTVEEAVQEFKAWQFDQDKRSHSLRFQQENLQRLRNSITRRCRDKGTTDLKITPPMQTNVQWASHVNMNCVVYEHTPRLITQPPPVSRPLQRGTWQTGSTSSTSSSGSHRLSIQSTVSNSSGADGECEEPPDIPLPPRPSRPIVDTPPVLPPPRVPPRTTEREKESMLNERYVSTPIRPVPQDPPQRPMIPPPLPRRTW; this is translated from the exons ATGTGCGAGGTGTTAATTGTTCATACCAGCGAGGCCAATGAATGGGCCGAGTATCTGCAGCAAATCTTAGTGGCATCGTGTAACTTTATAGAAGGCTCCATTCTTTTGATTGATGTTTTTGAACAGAATGTGCTGGAAAATCAGGAACTATTTGACTTAGCATGTGTCAGCAAGTGCATCATGCCTTTGCTGTCTACTGTGTTTCTGGACATGCAGAGAGATCCAGAAGTGCTGGAGACTTTCCGGGAACTTCTTAAACCCCCTGAAAAAGTCATTGCATTTTTGTGTGGGGTATCAGAAAGTGAACTTTCAGCAGACTGTTTTGAACTCTGGGATCATTGGAGAAAACTCAGTTCAGAAGATGATCCTTCATTATATGTGTCGACAGTCCTTGAGTGCATTAATGATG GATGTATTAGTCAACACCATGGCCAGGAGACGAAAGATGAAATTCAACTGGAAGAACGCAAGGATGAGTTCACATTATCTGACATTCCTGAGAGCGTAACTTTACCTGATGAACTAGAGTGGCATGAGGTGAACAAGGATGATGTTTGTCCCACTGATGAGCAAACTTTTTCAAGTGTCCCTGAGACACAAGAGGACCAGACCTGCCTCACTGTCCAACCAGACAGAATACTATGTGGGGTGAGTGCTGAG ACTtgcataattatttatataatcttGGTTAAGAAATTCACCGGTGAGGGCAGCGTGGAGGTGGAGTTTCACTCTCAGCACTCAACACCTAAACGAATGCCTGGAACTCTTGTAAACGAGTGTATTGTTACTGTACAGTCACCTG atATGCCAGCTGGAAATGTGTCTTTAACTCTTTATAATAATGAGTCTGTGATCTGCTCAACGACAGTAAAGTATTACACAGAAATTGAGGAAATTTCCAGATATCTAGAGAAAGCTACTGATCCTATGCAGTTCATGTGTCAG GCATTTGATATCACATCAAATGTGCCCGATTCCCTGGATAATTTGCTTGCTGACTCTCTTAAAGAACTAATGCCTCTGAATGGATTACAAATATTTGGAATTAGTCAAATTGCACAGGAGAACACACCAGCAA ATCACCGTGACGTGGAACTCCCAACACTGCTTCACTTCTCAGCCAAGTATGGGTTAAAGAAATTGACATCTTTGTTAATGCGGTGCCCTGGAGCCTTGCAGGCCTACAGCGTGATGAACAAAGATGGAGATTACCCTAACAAGCTGGCAGAGAAGAGTGGCTTCTCCGATTTAAGACAGTTTATGGAGGAATATGTT GAGACAGTGGACTTAGTGAAGGCCCACATGGAGGAGTCCCAGACCACCCCTGGAAATGAAGATGTCTATGAGGATATGTTGACAACTTCCCATAATTTCATCACAAGTTATGGGGATAGTGAGGACATTTATGAGTGCATGAAgaatctgaatcctaatatgggTTTGG ATGATGACTTAGAATGTGTTTTGGAGGACTCCAACCCTGAGGAAACAATGCTGAGAAATTTTTTTGGAG CACAACCGGACAAGTGTTTACAATCCTTTGAACATAATTCAACCAATGGTGGATATTCTGACATGGATGGTGATGAATACCATGACATTGGTGTTGATCCGGAAATCTATGGGGAAATGGAGGACGACCTGTATGACGTGTGCTGCAGTGAGCAAATTTATGACACCGTGGAGCCTCCTTTCAGCATTGGTCCTGAAGTTCTCAAACGCCCACCTGCACCCATTCCACGGCCACCCAATCTGCCAGAGCCTGAAGATAATACAACCTACATTTCTAAAG TGTTTTGCCCCAAGGACCCTGTATACACATTAAACAAAAAGCCAGAGAGAGATTCATCTTTAG AACCTGTACCGCTGGTGCGAGATAGGGACATGAGCAGTCACCATGACCCCTTTGCAGGTATGAAGACCCCTGGACAGAGGCAGCTCATCTCTCTGCAGGAGAGGGTCAAGGTGGGTGAGCTGACCGTTGAAGAGGCAGTGCAGGAGTTCAAGGCTTGGCAGTTTGATCAAGATAAAAGATCACACTCCCTCCGCTTTCAACAG GAAAATTTGCAGAGATTAAGAAACAGCATCACTCGGCGCTGTAGAGACAAGGGGACAACTG ATCTTAAGATTACACCACCAATGCAAACAAACGTTCAGTGGGCGTCTCATGTGAACATGAATTGCGTAGTATATGAACACACACCTCGATTGATTACCCAACCCCCTCCTGTTAGTAGACCGCTGCAGAGAGGAACCTGGCAGACAGGAAGCACCTCCAGCACTTCTA GTAGTGGCAGTCACAGACTGAGCATTCAGAGCACTGTCAGCAACAGCAGTGGGGCAGATGGCGAATGTGAG GAGCCTCCGGATATTCCGCTTCCACCACGGCCATCCCGCCCTATAGTGGATACTCCACCAGTACTCCCTCCACCTAGAGTCCCGCCACGCACAACAGAGCG GGAAAAGGAGAGCATGCTGAACGAGCGCTATGTATCAACTCCTATCCGTCCTGTTCCTCAGGATCCCCCTCAAAGGCCTATGATACCTCCACCCCTACCGAGACGGACGTGGTGA